A genomic segment from Saccharicrinis carchari encodes:
- a CDS encoding formylglycine-generating enzyme family protein, giving the protein MGFSGKIVFLLFAVITVHVAQAQKDMVKIKGGTYIPLYGVDSVAVTIDDFSIDVYPVTNAEYLAFVKAYPTWQKSKVIRLFADANYLRDWEDNLSYGKVLSDDAPVTNVSWFAAKNYCEYQGKRLPTIDEWEYVAMADEISADARSKKSYNQKILDWYEAPKSFNKPIGSTFKNYWGVYDMHGLVWEWTMDFNAVLISGESRKDVDKDSNLFCGSAAVGASDLMNYAAFMRYAFRGSMKANYAIKTLGFRCAKDAIE; this is encoded by the coding sequence ATGGGTTTTAGCGGTAAAATAGTATTTCTACTCTTTGCAGTTATTACAGTTCATGTAGCACAGGCACAGAAGGATATGGTAAAAATTAAAGGAGGAACCTATATTCCTTTATATGGTGTTGATTCAGTGGCTGTTACTATAGATGATTTTTCAATAGATGTTTATCCGGTTACCAATGCCGAATACCTCGCATTTGTTAAAGCTTATCCCACATGGCAAAAAAGCAAGGTGATACGATTATTTGCAGATGCTAATTATTTGCGGGATTGGGAAGACAACCTTTCATATGGGAAAGTACTTTCCGATGATGCGCCTGTAACAAATGTATCGTGGTTTGCAGCGAAAAATTATTGTGAGTATCAGGGGAAAAGATTACCGACAATTGATGAGTGGGAGTACGTAGCAATGGCCGACGAGATTTCGGCCGATGCCAGATCCAAAAAGAGTTATAATCAAAAAATACTGGACTGGTACGAGGCGCCAAAATCTTTTAATAAACCAATTGGCTCTACCTTTAAAAACTACTGGGGTGTTTATGATATGCATGGTTTAGTATGGGAGTGGACCATGGACTTTAATGCTGTGCTTATTTCCGGAGAATCAAGAAAAGATGTGGATAAGGACAGTAATCTTTTCTGTGGAAGTGCAGCCGTTGGGGCTTCCGACTTGATGAATTATGCCGCATTTATGCGTTATGCCTTCAGAGGAAGTATGAAGGCTAATTATGCCATTAAAACTTTAGGATTCCGCTGTGCTAAAGACGCTATTGAATAA
- a CDS encoding SCO family protein → MIKTITSLLLLLAAFAIVSSCHSNKKESTSNVTYQCPMQCEGDVSSDKPGTCAICKMDLQPVEADTQEAKEISDLSIYNLPSVWTNQDNHAIELKELKGSVLVMVMIYTSCKAACPRLVADMRAIEKQIPEKNKNMVKLVLVSIDPETDTPERLKQFAIENKMDADQWVFLRGSKADTREFAAVLAVNYKKISPIDFSHSNIISVFNQQGELVHQKEGLGIDLEKTVGKILELVQ, encoded by the coding sequence ATGATAAAAACAATAACTTCTTTACTTTTATTATTGGCTGCATTTGCCATTGTCAGCTCCTGCCATTCTAATAAAAAAGAATCCACATCAAATGTAACTTACCAATGCCCCATGCAATGCGAAGGTGACGTAAGCTCGGATAAACCCGGCACTTGTGCGATTTGTAAAATGGATCTGCAACCCGTTGAGGCTGATACCCAGGAAGCAAAAGAAATTTCGGATTTATCTATCTATAATCTTCCTTCGGTTTGGACCAACCAGGACAATCACGCAATAGAACTAAAAGAGCTAAAGGGGAGTGTTTTGGTTATGGTAATGATTTATACCAGTTGTAAAGCGGCTTGCCCCAGGCTGGTTGCCGACATGAGAGCAATAGAAAAACAAATTCCTGAAAAGAATAAAAATATGGTGAAATTAGTATTGGTCAGCATCGATCCTGAAACGGATACGCCGGAGCGACTGAAGCAGTTTGCCATAGAAAATAAAATGGATGCTGATCAGTGGGTTTTTCTTCGGGGTTCCAAAGCCGATACGCGTGAATTTGCAGCAGTTTTGGCGGTAAATTATAAGAAAATTTCACCAATAGATTTTTCCCATTCCAATATTATTAGCGTTTTTAATCAACAGGGGGAGTTGGTGCACCAAAAAGAAGGACTCGGTATAGATCTTGAAAAAACGGTAGGTAAGATATTGGAACTTGTTCAATAA
- a CDS encoding phosphatase encodes MVNIQSQFTNIGGKFITPIDELMAKLSNIKAYIFDWDGVFNNGSKVGNQGSNFAEPDAMGINMLKLDYWLHHGKLPHTFIVTGEENKTAQFLAGREHMNAAFYKCKFKMLALDRICKENDLKPDEIAFIFDDILDVELARSVGVSFQINRVANPLFNQYLVENKICDYRTGSTGGNGGVREVCELIIGLTGSLPQAIETRIEFKGNYSKYLSDRNKIETVCEPVE; translated from the coding sequence ATGGTGAATATCCAAAGTCAATTTACAAATATTGGGGGGAAATTTATTACGCCAATTGATGAGCTTATGGCTAAACTCTCCAACATTAAAGCCTATATTTTTGATTGGGACGGAGTTTTTAATAATGGCTCCAAGGTGGGCAACCAGGGAAGTAATTTTGCCGAACCCGATGCCATGGGCATTAACATGCTTAAACTCGATTATTGGTTGCACCATGGTAAATTGCCCCATACTTTTATTGTTACAGGCGAGGAAAATAAAACAGCGCAGTTTTTGGCAGGTCGCGAACACATGAATGCCGCTTTTTACAAGTGTAAGTTTAAAATGCTGGCCTTAGATCGGATTTGTAAGGAAAATGATTTGAAACCCGATGAAATTGCTTTTATCTTCGATGATATACTGGATGTGGAATTGGCCCGCTCGGTTGGGGTCAGCTTTCAAATAAACCGTGTGGCAAACCCGCTTTTCAATCAATACCTCGTAGAGAACAAAATATGCGACTACCGCACGGGCAGCACAGGTGGTAATGGGGGGGTGCGCGAAGTGTGCGAACTCATCATCGGCCTTACGGGTAGCTTACCACAAGCCATAGAAACACGGATAGAATTTAAAGGGAATTACAGCAAATACTTATCCGACAGAAATAAAATTGAAACCGTTTGCGAGCCTGTAGAGTAG
- the kdsB gene encoding 3-deoxy-manno-octulosonate cytidylyltransferase → MNIIAIIPSRYSSSRLPGKPLAIIGNKPMVQWVYENCKKGLDHVFVATDDQRIIDAVEEFGGKAVMTSENHSSGTDRCAEAAVNIEKKYGIKADVVINVQGDEPFFESAQIDDIKACFDNPDTQIATLVQEAKDLDQVLSQSEVKVVLNNWGEGVYFSRSPIPFLHNIAQKDWMTHHTFYRHLGIYAYRTDILKEIVKLNRSSLEIAESLEQLRWIENGFPVSCVITELDETMCIDTKEDLKKANEMVKGK, encoded by the coding sequence ATGAATATTATAGCAATCATTCCAAGCCGTTATAGCTCCAGTCGTCTTCCGGGCAAGCCATTGGCTATTATTGGCAATAAACCCATGGTACAATGGGTATACGAAAACTGTAAAAAAGGCCTAGATCATGTTTTTGTGGCTACCGACGATCAACGAATCATAGATGCTGTGGAAGAGTTTGGTGGTAAAGCTGTGATGACCAGCGAAAACCATAGTAGCGGAACAGATAGATGCGCAGAGGCTGCTGTTAATATCGAAAAGAAGTATGGCATTAAGGCCGATGTGGTCATCAATGTTCAAGGGGATGAGCCTTTTTTTGAATCGGCCCAGATTGACGATATTAAAGCTTGTTTCGACAACCCGGACACGCAAATAGCTACCCTGGTGCAAGAAGCAAAGGATTTGGATCAGGTATTGAGCCAAAGCGAAGTAAAGGTGGTGTTAAACAATTGGGGTGAGGGGGTTTACTTTAGCCGTTCGCCCATTCCCTTCTTGCATAACATTGCGCAAAAGGACTGGATGACGCACCATACCTTCTACCGACATTTGGGAATTTATGCCTACCGGACTGATATTCTTAAGGAGATTGTAAAACTCAATCGATCATCACTCGAAATAGCCGAATCACTTGAACAGTTACGCTGGATTGAAAACGGGTTTCCTGTAAGCTGCGTAATCACAGAACTAGACGAAACCATGTGCATCGATACCAAGGAGGATTTGAAAAAGGCCAATGAGATGGTTAAAGGAAAATAA
- a CDS encoding iron-containing alcohol dehydrogenase family protein: protein MLYDFRSFVNPGRYAFGKGSFNHLGELINKQKNENNDWVVYMIDTFFKDKDEVINRIPTNEKDLFIWIDPKDEPKTILVNEYRDKILAHQNTLPAVVVGMGGGTAMDYSKATALMVTNPGDSKDYQGLDLIKNEGIYNICIPTIAGTGAEVSMTAVLSGPEKKLGIKCDYTIPNEVIFDPELLATVLDSDRFYTGMDCFIHNVESLNGTWINAMGKAFAEKSNELCEEVFTNKISNRLKADEQMMVASIMGGNSITYAQVGVCHALSYGLAVVLGTHHGVGNCIVFNQLQDYYPDGYKMFKKMQALQGVEIPSGITANCTDEQLDQMVEVSWALEHMWNNVFGPDWKNHINKPTIKDLFKRM from the coding sequence ATGCTATACGATTTTAGAAGTTTTGTTAATCCCGGACGCTACGCTTTTGGTAAAGGTAGCTTTAACCATTTGGGCGAATTAATAAATAAACAAAAAAATGAAAACAACGATTGGGTTGTTTATATGATCGACACTTTTTTTAAGGATAAGGATGAGGTGATTAACCGTATCCCGACTAACGAAAAAGATTTGTTTATTTGGATTGATCCCAAGGACGAACCCAAAACTATTTTGGTTAATGAGTACCGCGATAAAATTCTGGCACATCAAAACACCTTGCCGGCCGTTGTTGTTGGTATGGGGGGTGGTACGGCCATGGACTATTCTAAGGCTACCGCCCTAATGGTGACCAACCCGGGCGATTCAAAAGATTATCAGGGCCTGGACTTGATCAAGAACGAAGGTATCTATAATATTTGTATCCCAACCATTGCCGGAACCGGTGCCGAGGTGTCGATGACTGCCGTTTTGAGCGGACCCGAAAAAAAACTGGGTATAAAGTGCGATTACACCATCCCCAACGAGGTTATTTTTGATCCGGAGCTTCTTGCCACCGTTTTGGACTCGGATAGATTTTATACCGGCATGGATTGCTTTATCCATAACGTAGAGTCGCTAAACGGAACGTGGATAAACGCTATGGGAAAAGCATTTGCGGAAAAATCGAACGAGCTATGTGAGGAGGTTTTTACCAATAAAATAAGCAACCGCTTAAAGGCCGACGAGCAAATGATGGTGGCTTCCATCATGGGCGGTAACAGTATCACTTATGCCCAGGTGGGCGTATGCCATGCTCTGTCGTATGGTTTGGCGGTGGTATTGGGAACCCACCATGGGGTAGGCAACTGCATTGTTTTTAATCAGCTGCAGGATTATTATCCTGATGGTTACAAAATGTTTAAAAAGATGCAGGCTTTACAAGGTGTTGAAATACCCAGTGGTATAACCGCCAACTGCACCGACGAACAATTGGATCAAATGGTAGAGGTGAGCTGGGCACTGGAACATATGTGGAACAATGTTTTTGGTCCGGATTGGAAAAATCACATCAACAAACCAACCATTAAGGATCTTTTTAAAAGGATGTAA
- a CDS encoding DegT/DnrJ/EryC1/StrS family aminotransferase produces the protein MPGTEIFGKEEKEQVMEVLDKGVLFRYNHDKERNGIWKAKDFEKEFAEYHGAKHCHMVASGTAADCLSLAAVGVGAGDEVIVPPFTFIAPIEAVVNCGAVPVFAEVDETLCMTAESIEAVITPKTKAVLLVHMVGAMAQIDEIVEVCKKHNIILIEDAAQSLGGSYKGKMLGTFGKIGCFSFDFFKLVTAGEGGAIITNDDDVYETAHTYSDHGHSHQGDNRGAEEHAILGTNYRISELHAAVGLAQFRKLDYMLERLRANKKVLKDYLKKFPQITFRPLPDEDGDSATVLNFFLPTQKEAESVAAALAADGVASAYWYNNNYHFIKNWDHLKECRVAAPVGMQFLDKPQDYKTLELPQSYDIIGRLVSINMKITTSPEELQTICKTFDKVLG, from the coding sequence ATGCCGGGTACAGAAATATTTGGTAAAGAAGAAAAAGAGCAGGTAATGGAAGTCCTCGATAAAGGGGTTCTGTTCAGATACAACCACGATAAAGAGCGAAACGGTATTTGGAAAGCAAAGGATTTTGAAAAAGAATTTGCCGAATATCATGGTGCTAAACATTGCCATATGGTAGCCAGTGGAACAGCAGCCGATTGCCTTTCCTTAGCCGCCGTAGGGGTTGGAGCCGGCGATGAGGTGATTGTGCCGCCCTTTACCTTTATTGCTCCTATAGAGGCGGTAGTTAACTGTGGTGCGGTGCCCGTGTTCGCCGAAGTGGACGAAACGCTTTGTATGACAGCCGAGTCAATAGAAGCTGTAATCACGCCAAAAACTAAAGCCGTTTTATTGGTGCACATGGTTGGCGCTATGGCACAGATAGACGAAATTGTGGAAGTGTGCAAAAAACATAATATTATCCTTATCGAAGATGCTGCACAATCTTTAGGTGGTTCGTACAAAGGTAAGATGTTGGGCACTTTTGGTAAGATAGGCTGTTTTTCGTTCGATTTTTTTAAACTCGTTACAGCCGGCGAAGGAGGTGCTATCATTACCAATGACGACGACGTATACGAAACAGCACATACCTATTCCGACCACGGACATAGTCACCAGGGCGATAACCGTGGTGCCGAAGAACATGCTATTTTAGGCACCAACTATCGTATCAGCGAGTTACATGCAGCAGTTGGTTTGGCTCAGTTCCGTAAGCTCGATTATATGCTCGAAAGACTTAGAGCCAATAAAAAAGTGCTAAAAGATTATCTGAAAAAATTCCCACAGATAACATTTCGTCCACTACCGGATGAGGATGGAGATTCGGCTACCGTATTAAATTTCTTTTTGCCAACACAAAAGGAAGCGGAAAGCGTGGCAGCAGCGTTGGCAGCAGATGGGGTAGCATCGGCCTATTGGTATAATAACAATTACCACTTTATTAAAAACTGGGACCATTTAAAGGAGTGTAGAGTAGCAGCGCCTGTAGGCATGCAATTCCTGGATAAACCCCAGGATTACAAGACCTTGGAACTTCCTCAATCCTACGATATTATCGGACGTTTGGTTTCCATTAACATGAAAATCACCACATCTCCCGAAGAATTACAGACTATTTGTAAAACTTTCGATAAAGTGTTGGGTTAA
- a CDS encoding transaldolase family protein: protein MELYLDSADINEIEEAFKLGFIDGLTTTPTFMHRHGITDIDGAILKLSKMVPVLMIEALGDTAEEIVAEAKRLLSLGLDKNKTVFKIPASLVAAKACKMLRDEGMMVNIHLVYNIQQAYMAMAAGATYVCVLVGRMQDQGYEALKLVDDCVKLVNKYNYDTKIMFSSVRYPEHIKNAIDLGAQNITIPWKIMKNLNNNNFTEIGTHEFVNHTRQMTMVVGEVVGSKNPIIGLDGLVTDASIEMTRYATGAVSVVDADGKLKGIFTDGDLRRQMNTHGKKLLGMKMSDFDLKMPIHVNIDDKLHVAVGVFKEKQVDNIIAVSDGKPAGMLDVQDLVKLEIL from the coding sequence ATGGAGTTATATCTTGATTCTGCCGACATTAATGAAATAGAAGAGGCATTTAAACTCGGTTTTATTGACGGCCTGACCACTACACCTACCTTTATGCACCGACATGGCATAACCGATATCGATGGAGCAATCCTTAAGCTGTCGAAAATGGTTCCCGTGCTGATGATTGAGGCACTGGGCGATACGGCTGAAGAAATCGTAGCCGAAGCAAAGCGTTTGTTGAGCCTGGGGCTGGACAAAAATAAAACTGTTTTTAAAATACCGGCTTCTTTAGTTGCGGCCAAAGCGTGTAAGATGCTTCGCGATGAGGGTATGATGGTAAATATCCATTTGGTATATAATATTCAACAGGCATATATGGCGATGGCTGCCGGTGCTACCTATGTGTGTGTATTAGTAGGACGCATGCAAGACCAGGGCTATGAGGCGCTAAAGCTGGTTGATGATTGTGTAAAGCTTGTGAATAAGTACAATTACGACACTAAGATTATGTTTTCGTCGGTGCGTTATCCTGAGCATATTAAAAATGCGATTGATTTGGGAGCCCAAAACATCACCATTCCATGGAAGATAATGAAGAACCTGAACAACAATAATTTCACAGAAATAGGTACACATGAATTTGTAAACCACACCCGCCAGATGACTATGGTAGTGGGCGAAGTAGTGGGTAGTAAAAATCCTATTATCGGTTTGGATGGTTTGGTTACAGATGCCAGCATCGAAATGACCCGATATGCCACAGGTGCCGTTTCTGTTGTAGATGCCGACGGCAAATTAAAAGGTATTTTTACAGACGGAGATCTACGCCGCCAAATGAATACGCATGGCAAAAAGTTATTGGGTATGAAAATGAGCGATTTTGATTTGAAGATGCCTATCCATGTCAACATCGATGATAAATTACATGTGGCCGTAGGTGTTTTTAAAGAGAAACAGGTGGATAACATTATCGCGGTAAGCGATGGTAAACCTGCCGGCATGTTGGATGTACAAGATTTGGTTAAGTTGGAGATTTTGTAA